The DNA sequence CTACTTTCTACCATTCTTACTGTTGTAAGTGGTACAGGACTTGTCATGAAGTGAAGGTGAGTCATGATGAATACTTTTGCATTTACACAACCATCTGCTCCTTGCAAACAGAGCTCTACAATGTAccttaaataaatatttaatcataGTCTTCATTAGATCTGATGATTAGGACAGTGCAGCTCAAGTCTCAGACAAACGCCAAACAGAATAGGCCTATTGGAATCAAAAATAGTAAATAAAGTCAAATTACACCAAAACCTTTGTCTTAATTACATCTTGAGCAAGACATCGGGTTGTACTTAACATTACATGCAATCTGCAAACGTGCAAAGGTCAAAGTGACAGTGCTTTGATAACAGCCGTAATGAGCTTGTGCAGCAGAGTGAAGCAGCACTTTAACACACTTGGGAAAAGAGGTCAGCTTTTTTTTCGCCTTATTTTAAGACAGGCAGCTGCTGGAAAGAGGAGCCCAGGACGTTTCCTAAAGAGAAGAGTATTCAGATTATAACATAAGTCTATTAGGGTGGTTTATGCTGTCATTAATTAGCCTGATGGGAGCAGGTATAATAATAACTAGGTCAGCACAGGGAAATGCCAACATAGACTGACACATAGTGTTAGCAGGCAGTTGGTCTATGCCAGCACTTCCCAATCGCCTCACCTCCACCAAGATACAGTGTACATCTATGCCTGCCCAGAATCACATTATTCGTAGTGAaagatgtaaataatatgtcaTGATCGACTGTAATAGAAGTTTTTATTAAGTCATGGTGACTTGTGACACCTGAAGTCCAAGGTTACcaagaagacagaagaaagacataCTCAATAGTCAAAAATGGGGCGCAAAAGTTAGTTTGACTGCCACCTTCTAATTGGTTTATAAAGTTTTTGGCCTTTTATACCTTCATTTGATAGTTATTATCCAGGCTGCTGAACTTTATTTTTCATAGTTGCATCAATCAAAGCCAGTGTTAAAATATGTGAGACCTGTGTACATGTTATTTTGCTGGTGGCTCTTTAAGCTGCTTACCTGGGTGCTTTTTCCAGCTCCACTGGGTGCACTGAGCAGCACCATGCCGTGGCTCTCCAAGTGCTCCAGGAGACTCTGTCTGAGCCTCCATACAGGAAGCTGTTGTCTCTCTTCCAGCAGGGTGTAGTAGCGTGAAGAAAAAGGCAAACCATCATATGGGTTTACTTCCAAGTCTCCTAGTCCGTCCTCCCCACCTTCTCCTGTTGCTCCGTCTCCTTCATCATCAAGATCCCCAGACAAGAGGGAGGACATAGACAGAGAATCCAGGGCTGCGGAGGGCCTCAGTTGGGATGGAGAGGAGGTAGTGGATGGCTTTGCTGatggtgatgacatcatcatcagggGGCGGGATAAGAAAGAAGAGAGGGGCTGGTTCACCTGTAGAACAGCAAATTAATAAAGTTCTCAGAGGGAAGTGAAGAAAATTCATATTCGAAATGATCCATGTTTGAGTTGAATTTTGTTCTACATCATCAGCTTACCAAAAGTATCAAAGTGTATCTTAACTTTTGTTTGTACTAAGGATTTCCTTTATTCTCTCAAACAGGGTCTTCAGAGGAAGCTGTGGAACGCTTTCTCATCTCAGATACCACTGAGGTTTAACACAGCTGCAGTCATAAGCTTCCAGAGTAAGTCCTGCTGGTGTGCTTGTTCATTCACATCAGAAAAATCGTCAAAACAGAGACGAAAGCTTTGGAAATAGTTCAAGCTTCTATTTCACTGGTTATCTGCCTACTAGGGATTAGCAATGTGAGTCAACTCATCAGTGTATACGTCATGATTTAATCTATATAAACCTACATGAGCAGCATAAAATTACATAATATAATAAAGGATCTCCAGTCTTCCAGCCCCTTGTTGACCCACATTCTGTCTGTTTCTGATAACAGGCTGTTAAAAGCCTCGCCTCCACATAAAAACAACCTGTTTGGTATTTAAGGCAGGTGAGAATAAACAGGTGCTGCAAAGAAGTAGTGTGAATGTGAATAGTATATTAGGTAGGTCACCATGTGTCCTGCTAGACCCTGTTTTGCCACCCAACAGACAGTGAATTGAAGCACGTGCTATCTCAGCAGTGAGTCAGGAGGAaagatagcagcagcagcagtgtgatatTCAAACAAAACACTCATTTCAGACTCACAGTATCATCACAGAGGCATAGAGCCACAAGGAAACTTCTATAATAAACTAGATAAACTAAATACTGAATGTAAGTAGACATTCAGTGTACTATCAGAAAAGACAGCAACTCTGAATTCACATTATTTGGAAGCAGATGTTTTCCTTAAATTTGcttaaatgaacaaaaatatGTGAGATTTGAGATTGCCCCTTTCAGTGAATGGGATTAGACTCACCCATGGGTGGAGCTGCACCTCCAATGTAGACATTAGTCAGTATATCATAACAAAGGATGCTGTCTGATTATTTTACATTGTAAAGAGTCAAGTCATTGTACCAAATATGAAGTGATCTGACATATTGTAaagctctgtttgtgtctctcaaTCGGGACAAATGAGTAAGTTCTCATTTCAGTTCTATATTTGGCCAGTGTCTAATTTATGTCTAGTCCCACAACAATTAGCTGCCATTTAAATCATACCATGAGTGACGTGTCAGCTGACAGGCACACAAGCGttaaattaaacaaaactgaaaaaacacaaaccaaacgaAGGGACGAGCAGTCATAGGCTGGAAACATGTCTTACCTGTGAGACATGCCGGTAGGCAGGTGAGGAAACCACACAGAAGCAGTCCGCCCTCAGCCCACTGTTGTTGTCGTCATGTCACTTCAGTCTGGCGTCCTATGTAACTCACAAACCACCGTAAGCTACCGGACAACCGCTGGATCAAAACCACACACGAAGAAAAATGGCCGATATCCGTACAACGTCCTTCCCGTGAACGCTTACCGTCCCCGGTTATTTCCTGACTGCTGGCAAAGACAATAAAATAAGAAGGTGTTGTCCGACTGCTCTAACCAGCAGCCGCCATGTTTGGCTGTCCAGCTGTCAAAACTCGTGTTGCATTCAGGGATCCTCGGAGAGTTTGGCGTTGgattcttcttctcttgctgGCATTATAACAGTTGCATTAACGCCATCGTTCGGTCGATTCTAATACACACCAGAAATGGATAAAGATCCGCTCTCTGACTCAACTtcattaattataataataaaggaTAATGATACCTCCTCCTGATGTATTTTACATCTCATTACTATGATGCCCTTTCACTCTGGTTTGAATAGCCAGATACAGATGTACAGTGCCAAACATGTCATATGACACTACAGATCAAAGTTgatcaaaaacacaacaagacgCCTCCACCATCAACATCATTTAGTGAATCAGATAAGAATGTTTATGCATCTAAGACAGGCTGCAGAGTCCCTGACTCCACCTAAATATGGCCGTTTATTGTCCGGTCAGTGTTTGTGAAGTCCCTGTGCTCTTCCGGGCTGTGCTCACTGACTGGATGCACTCTCTCAGCCGGTCCTCCCAGTCTTTGCACCAGTTTGGGCTCCGCTCCAAGTTCTCGTAACGGGTGGGCAGCTTGTCCAAAGCCAGCACTGCCTCCggtgggtcaaaggtcaggccaGCCTTTTCGACCGCTGCCTGAAACTTGGCTGGGGATGCTGTTGCAATGTAACACCTGTAATAAAAGTTTGAAAGTTCACTAGAAAGCtggacttcacacacacacatcacatgacTCTGTCCAATCAAATGCTTACAACACATACAGCTGGGCACAACTGGTGGGAAATTGGTCTTCTGAGAGATATTTACATGTCAACCACATGATCTCTATCTGTCATACCAATGGGGATTTATGGGATTTATGGGTGGGATTTATTATATAAGACCTGCTagccagtgtctgtgtgtctgacctgttaAGCCCGGGGCTGTGAGGAGAGTGGTAGTGATGCCATACAGCCACAGCTGTGTGAGGACACAGCACATACTGGTTCTCCACCCAGCACCTCCTCATGGTCTCCAGGATGCCTTCATCAGTCACTGTGCCGGTTGACAGAACCTGTGCCAGCTAGAAGAGAgcacatcataaaaacatcatggCAGTTGGTGGGTGGTTGTGCACAGAGAGGATAAGCAGCCTCTGCTCTGCAGTAAATTTTGAATGGTACCAATTTCTGGTGGTTTTCTGCCAGAAAGTGTCTATGTGACTGTTGAAACTCCTCCATTATTGTTCTCACTGATGCTCCATCTTTGCCCAGCAGCAGCCAGAACACTCGCTCCATGTTGTATGGGTCCTAAAAAAATTAAGCAATGCGACCATATCATCATGATGTAAGATACATCACTGCTATTTTCAACTTATGTATCACATCACTCATTTCTCAAGCTCAAGATAAGACTAAACTGTTTATAAATGGGGTTTCCAGAAAATAGAGATATGAGGAAACACGTGCTGACATCTCTAATAAACCTGTCATGAACAATTCCATTGACCGTGTAACTGCAGTACCTGTATGTCTATAGCAGGAGCCAAGGTTTGCGTGACATCAGCTGCCATGGAAAAGTCACCAGACGTTACTGTCCTGTGCACTATGTCATTAgaattcaccatggcaaccagttTCAGGGGTAATCCCATTTGTTTCGCAATGAAGCcggctgagagacagagaacatAACATGTAACACACTGAGTCCTTTACACATGTTCAAATATGTATGAAGTAGACCTGTGATGTTTCCTGCTCCACCAGTAGGAACCACCACCTCCAGCTCGGGCATAACTCCGTCTGCCTCAACCTGTTCCATTCCACTGAGCTCCAGGTAAGCGTAAATGAAGTGTGCAAGCTGAATCATGACTCTGGACCAGTTGACTGAGTTGAGGCTCATGAGACCATGGGACTTCACCAGCTCCTGGTCAGCAAATAGTCGGCGCAGAGGCTGGTCTATGTCGTCTGAGCAGCCGTCAGCTGCAGAGGTAAAACAGCAAAAGGATATCGGATTCTGAAAAATGTTACAAGAATAAAACGTTTGGATAAGGAGCAGCTGATATTCTTTAACCTGTTTACCTGCAAACACGTGGACATTATCCTTCAGGCAGGAGATCATGTGTTTCTCCTGCACTGGACTGATGCGTCCTCGGGGATAAACCACCACCACATCCAACCCAGGGAGACCCTTTGCACTCTGGATGGCTGAGCCACCAGTGTCCCCAGATGTACCTGGAGAGGAAAACGCTTGTAAACTGACTCATATCTATgacattaaatatatattctatGCTGCTTCTGATTGTTTTTGAAAGGTGTATGTCTTGTGGTATAGACCACAGAACATAGTGTCTTTCTTtcgttttttgtttctttctcacCTACAAGTACAGTAGCTCtgcgtttttgtttttgcagtaaGTAGTTGATGAAGTGCACAGTGCAAGTCATAGCCAGGTCCTTAAAGGCCAATGTGCCTCCATGGAAGAGCTCCAGGACTGACAGGCCGTCCTTCAGCCGGGCTACTCTGACCACCTCTGGCACAGAAAACCCAGACAGAGCTTCGCCCACCAGTACTGtgaatagaaacacacacacacatctcttctATTGTTATCGTCAAACTGTACGTTAAAACTGTGGACAGTGAATACTCTCCAGCTCACCCTCCAGGTCATCTCTGGGGATCAGCTGAGAGGGGATGAATAATGAGGCGACCTCCACCACCACTGTGGTGTAGGGCAGCCCCCTCCATGACCTCAGGGTGTCTGGGCTCAGGGCAGGCACACTCTCTGGCATGAACATCCCTCCATCTGGTGCATAACCTGAAAACAGCACATCCTGGAAATCCCACCCATGGATCCCACCACGTGTACTGCAGTACTTCATCGCTCAGACCTGCAAACAAAGAGTTTCTCAGTtcctctatctatctatctatctatctatctatctatctatctatctatctatctatctatctatctatctatctatctatctatctatctatctatctatctatctatctatctatttcaCTAGATGGTGAAGTACTTGTAACCATATTTGGCTGCTGCTGTACGTTAACAGTTAACATGTTGTGATTTTCTCTTGTAAAGGTAAAGTGGGTAAATAAATAGAAGAAACTTCAGACACAGCAAGTCATGTGACTACAAGTCTTTCTTGACAGTGTCCCGCATCACCACGTCGGGGATAAACCCCCCTCCAATGACCGGATCGCTGCGCAGTAGCTAATCAACTACATAATTTTACACAAAAATTTGATATAGTGTAAAGT is a window from the Parambassis ranga chromosome 12, fParRan2.1, whole genome shotgun sequence genome containing:
- the thnsl2 gene encoding threonine synthase-like 2 — protein: MKYCSTRGGIHGWDFQDVLFSGYAPDGGMFMPESVPALSPDTLRSWRGLPYTTVVVEVASLFIPSQLIPRDDLEVLVGEALSGFSVPEVVRVARLKDGLSVLELFHGGTLAFKDLAMTCTVHFINYLLQKQKRRATVLVGTSGDTGGSAIQSAKGLPGLDVVVVYPRGRISPVQEKHMISCLKDNVHVFAADGCSDDIDQPLRRLFADQELVKSHGLMSLNSVNWSRVMIQLAHFIYAYLELSGMEQVEADGVMPELEVVVPTGGAGNITAGFIAKQMGLPLKLVAMVNSNDIVHRTVTSGDFSMAADVTQTLAPAIDIQDPYNMERVFWLLLGKDGASVRTIMEEFQQSHRHFLAENHQKLLAQVLSTGTVTDEGILETMRRCWVENQYVLCPHTAVAVWHHYHSPHSPGLNRCYIATASPAKFQAAVEKAGLTFDPPEAVLALDKLPTRYENLERSPNWCKDWEDRLRECIQSVSTARKSTGTSQTLTGQ